The DNA region CCGTCCTGCTTCTACCGTGCGGTGCCACTGGAAAGCGATGTCACCGCCACCGACGGCGACTACCCGCTGACCCAGCAGTCCGAACAGAGCTACGACCCGGACGCCGTTTACAAGAAGTAAGCATTCACAACCAAAGCGCCCCGTCCGCATCACTCGCGGACGGGGCGCTTTTTTTTTGATTTAATCACAGACACCTCTGCTACGAGACAACCTCCGCAGCGATCACCGACACCTCGACCAGCAACTCGGGGCGGGCCATACGCGCTTCGACACAGGCACGTGCCGGAGCATACCCCTCGGGCACCCATGCATCCCACACCTCGTTCATTGCCGCGAAGTCCTTCATGTCGCGAAGGTAGACCGTAGCGGAGAGCATGTGGTTGCGGTCGGATCCGGCCTGGACCAGCAATTCATCCACTTTCTCCAGCATGGTGGCGGTTTGTTCGGCAATCCCGGCATCCGCGTCCTTACAAACCTGGCCGCAAAGGTAGATCGTGCCGTTATGCTTCACGATCCGGCTCATTCTTTGTTTCGTATCCTGACGTTCGATCATCATGGCGGCACCGTATACCACAAAAC from Sulfuriroseicoccus oceanibius includes:
- a CDS encoding Rid family hydrolase produces the protein MIERQDTKQRMSRIVKHNGTIYLCGQVCKDADAGIAEQTATMLEKVDELLVQAGSDRNHMLSATVYLRDMKDFAAMNEVWDAWVPEGYAPARACVEARMARPELLVEVSVIAAEVVS